TTACGGTAGCGACACTTGTGCCCGCCACCAACATGACGAACTGTCATACGGCCGTTGTTATTCCGGCCACCACTCCTTGTTTTGCCGGCGACCAAAGATTTTTCAGGTCCCCCCTTCCAAAGCTTTGAACGCTCCACAATCACCAGCTGTCGCTGTGAGGGAGTCACAGGGTTAAATACTTTTAAAGCCATTTCTACAATCCAGCACTTAAATCAATGGTTTGTCCCTGAGCCAAACGTATAATCGCCTTTTTGACGTCATTACGTTTGCCCTTGCGTCCACGAAATCGCGTAGTCTTGCCCTTTACATTCATTGTGTTAACAGACTCAACCTCTACGCTATACAGTTTTTCAACAGCTGCTTTGATGTCTGCTTTGGTGCCCGCCTGCACAACTTTGAACGTATATTGATTGTTCTCGGTAGCCGTCGTTGCTTTTTCCGTAATCACCGGCGCCAAGAGTACGTCGTAAACGTCAGCGGTCTCGGTATTAAATGCTCTGGCTGCTTTCGTGCTCATACTAACCTTTCCTCTAGTGATTTGACTGCTGCTTTGGTCAAAATCAAACTCTGATGACGTAGGATATCATAAACATTAAGCCCCTGAGAAGGCAGGACGTTCACATTTACAATATTTGACAACGCACGCTTAAAACCATCAGCAGGCTCACTATGATCCACAAATAAACCTGAGGACACTCCCAGGCCCTTAATCTTTTCGCTAAGATCCTTGGTTTTAGTCAAATTGGCATCAAGAGCATCCAAAATAATCAGCTCACCAAGCTTGGCCTTGCAGGAAAGAGCAGTCTTCAAGCCTAGAACCCGAACTTTTTTGGGAAGCTTCATGTTATGGCTGCGCACAACTGGACCAAAAATGGTTGCACCCCCTCGAAACTGAGGCGCTCTCAAACTTCCTGCACGCGCTCTACCAGTCCCCTTCTGGCGCCACGGCTTTTTTGTAGTGCCTCTAATCTCACTGATACCTTTTGTCTTGTGGTTTCCCGAGCGACGATTCGCTTGCTGCCAACGAACCACCTGATGCAAGATATCTCTGCGATCAGGCAATCCAAAGACAGCGTCAGCCAAATCAATACTGCCAACTTTCTTACTTTCTAAACTCGTGACGTTATACTTCATAACCTATCTCGCTTCAGTCTCTATTTATCTTCGCGCTTTGGTGTCTCTG
Above is a genomic segment from Pseudomonadota bacterium containing:
- a CDS encoding 50S ribosomal protein L23 is translated as MSTKAARAFNTETADVYDVLLAPVITEKATTATENNQYTFKVVQAGTKADIKAAVEKLYSVEVESVNTMNVKGKTTRFRGRKGKRNDVKKAIIRLAQGQTIDLSAGL
- the rplD gene encoding 50S ribosomal protein L4 — encoded protein: MKYNVTSLESKKVGSIDLADAVFGLPDRRDILHQVVRWQQANRRSGNHKTKGISEIRGTTKKPWRQKGTGRARAGSLRAPQFRGGATIFGPVVRSHNMKLPKKVRVLGLKTALSCKAKLGELIILDALDANLTKTKDLSEKIKGLGVSSGLFVDHSEPADGFKRALSNIVNVNVLPSQGLNVYDILRHQSLILTKAAVKSLEERLV